One genomic window of Glycine soja cultivar W05 chromosome 9, ASM419377v2, whole genome shotgun sequence includes the following:
- the LOC114425390 gene encoding protein ASPARTIC PROTEASE IN GUARD CELL 2-like, with protein MSMGKLLLLIIVFLTSKSAAGSWPSHFQELKVEEAIAGTKVQAEELEEKEEAKWKVEIVHRDKLIINTDHRSRFNARIKRDVKRVASLLLLRRHAYTVEEASFGSDVVSGTAEGSGEYFVRIGIGSPATYQYMVIDSGSDVVWVQCQPCDQCYNQSDPIFNPALSASFAAVPCSSAVCDQLDDSGCHQGRCRYQVSYGDGSYTRGTLALETITLGKTVIRNTAIGCGNLNQGMFVGAAGLLGLGAGPMSFVGQLGGQTGGAFAYCLLSRGTASSSSGSLQFGRQAMPLGAAWVPLVPNPFYPSFYYVGLSGLGVGGTRLNISEDLFRVTDLGDGGAVMDTGTAVTRLPTVAYGAFRDAFVAQTTNLPRAAGVSIFDTCYDLNGFVTVRVPTVSFYFWGGQILTLPARNFLIPADDVGTFCFAFAASPSALSIIGNIQQEGIQISVDGANGFLGFGPNVC; from the coding sequence ATGTCGATGGGGAAGTTGCTGTTGCTGATCATTGTATTCTTAACCTCCAAATCCGCAGCTGGAAGCTGGCCTTCTCATTTCCAAGAGCTGAAGGTGGAGGAAGCAATCGCAGGAACCAAAGTGCAAGCAGAGGAGTTGGAAGAGAAGGAGGAAGCAAAATGGAAAGTGGAGATTGTTCACAGAGACAAGCTCATCATCAACACGGATCACAGGAGCCGTTTCAATGCACGAATCAAACGGGACGTCAAAAGGGTAGCctccctcctcctcctccggCGCCATGCTTACACCGTAGAAGAAGCGTCTTTTGGATCCGATGTGGTGTCGGGTACGGCAGAAGGGAGTGGAGAGTACTTCGTGAGAATAGGAATCGGAAGCCCTGCAACGTACCAGTACATGGTCATTGACTCCGGAAGCGACGTCGTATGGGTCCAGTGCCAGCCCTGCGACCAATGCTACAACCAATCCGACCCCATCTTCAACCCTGCCCTCTCCGCTTCCTTCGCCGCCGTCCCCTGCTCCTCCGCAGTCTGCGACCAGCTCGACGACTCCGGCTGCCACCAGGGCCGCTGCCGCTACCAGGTCTCCTACGGCGACGGCTCCTACACCAGAGGCACGCTCGCTCTCGAAACAATCACGCTGGGAAAAACAGTGATTCGGAACACCGCCATCGGCTGCGGGAACTTGAACCAGGGCATGTTCGTCGGCGCGGCTGGGCTTTTGGGACTCGGAGCTGGGCCCATGTCCTTCGTGGGCCAGCTCGGTGGCCAGACCGGCGGCGCCTTTGCTTACTGCTTACTCTCTCGCGGCACCGCATCCTCCTCGTCGGGCTCGCTCCAATTCGGACGCCAGGCGATGCCTCTGGGAGCTGCGTGGGTCCCACTCGTCCCCAACCCCTTCTACCCCAGCTTCTACTACGTTGGCCTTTCGGGTCTCGGGGTCGGAGGCACGAGGCTTAACATATCGGAAGATCTTTTCCGTGTGACAGATTTAGGCGACGGAGGGGCCGTGATGGACACCGGAACCGCCGTCACGAGGCTTCCGACGGTGGCTTACGGTGCCTTCCGGGACGCCTTTGTGGCGCAGACCACGAACCTGCCCCGGGCAGCAGGAGTGTCCATTTTCGACACGTGCTATGATTTGAACGGGTTTGTGACGGTTCGGGTGCCCACGGTGTCGTTTTATTTCTGGGGCGGGCAGATCTTGACCCTCCCGGCTCGAAATTTCTTAATTCCGGCGGATGATGTGGGAACTTTCTGTTTTGCATTCGCTGCTTCTCCTTCTGCCCTTTCCATAATTGGGAATATTCAGCAGGAAGGCATCCAGATTTCGGTTGATGGAGCCAATGGTTTTCTCGGTTTTGGACCCAATGTCTGTTAG
- the LOC114368575 gene encoding serine/threonine-protein phosphatase 7 long form homolog: protein MKLAQLKVNEALVNAFIERWRPETHTFHLKCGEATITLQDVSVLLGIPVDGRPLIGNTNIEWFELFHELLGVMPDDAAIDGNSIKLSWLSSHFANIHDFTGNQEGLERFARAWILRFIGGVMFVDKGSKRVHLKYLQFLRDLRECSSYAWGAAVLDNLYREMCIATDYNVKSIGGFTLLIQLWA, encoded by the coding sequence ATGAAATTGGCACAGCTGAAAGTGAATGAAGCATTGGTGAATGCTTTTATTGAAAGGTGGAGGCCAGAAACGCATACATTTCATTTGAAGTGTGGAGAGGCAACTATTACACTTCAAGATGTTTCTGTGCTACTTGGTATTCCTGTGGATGGAAGACCATTAATTGGAAATACAAATATTGAATGGTTTGAATTGTTTCATGAATTATTGGGTGTCATGCCTGACGATGCTGCAATTGATGGGAACTCAATTAAATTGAGTTGGTTGTCTTCTCATTTTGCAAATATTCATGATTTTACAGGCAACCAAGAAGGCCTTGAAAGATTTGCTCGTGCTTGGATCTTACGATTCATAGGTGGGGTAATGTTTGTTGACAAAGGCAGCAAACGGGTGCATTTGAAATATTTGCAGTTTCTGAGAGACCTTAGAGAGTGCAGTAGttatgcatggggagctgctGTTTTGGATAACCtttatagagagatgtgcatcGCAACAGACTATAATGTTAAATCAATAGGCGGTTTCACTCTCTTGATTCAATTATGGGCATGA
- the LOC114425394 gene encoding uncharacterized protein LOC114425394, translating into MQDSPPHELTMASSMEKLLESGRPFLRGDLESIDKNLPRLVGVLQSVGAGECWHKHGSFLHHLVDIFRILKLWKAPHSVCLCGLFHSAYSNSYVNLAIFDPSTGREVVRALVGEEAESLIHLFCIVPRQPLIHDDLLFHYSDEELVQHLAQSEISLRNAKKMEKGLFDDDGELEGWRKKLQGLVPAEGVQVKHIRTGEGVHVSRRIVAVFIMMTMADFCDQLFGFQDLLFDNANGRLEFSGNNFGALWPGDGKPGLWLNSISRMGAVYTLIAREEEIFIQERKRKVGVAVVPDLERNEDIELVLPPVFDYCRKVLEAGDQIVARDLYWEAVCEGGSKAEELLLESIEKNPFVGEPYVVLSQVYLTEGRFEEAEKHAERGLKLLLEWGCPWDKRTSWEGWVAWTRVLLMRAKDKSWPQTSWGILNLGLVN; encoded by the coding sequence ATGCAAGATTCCCCACCACACGAATTAACGATGGCGTCTTCAATGGAAAAGCTCCTAGAAAGTGGTCGTCCCTTCCTTCGCGGCGATCTGGAGTCCATCGACAAGAACTTACCTCGGCTGGTTGGCGTCCTGCAGAGTGTGGGTGCCGGGGAGTGCTGGCACAAACACGGCAGCTTCCTTCACCACCTCGTCGACATATTTCGCATTCTCAAGCTCTGGAAAGCCCCTCACTCTGTCTGCCTCTGTGGCCTCTTCCACTCAGCCTACTCCAATTCTTACGTTAACCTCGCCATCTTCGACCCTTCAACCGGTCGAGAAGTGGTTCGTGCACTCGTTGGCGAGGAAGCTGAGAGTCTGATTCACTTGTTCTGCATAGTTCCCAGGCAGCCTCTCATCCACGACGATCTGCTCTTCCACTACTCTGATGAGGAGCTTGTCCAACACCTTGCTCAGTCCGAGATATCTCTCAGGAACGCAAAGAAGATGGAGAAGGGCCTCTTTGATGACGATGGGGAATTAGAAGGATGGAGAAAGAAACTGCAGGGTCTTGTTCCTGCCGAGGGGGTACAAGTTAAGCACATTCGCACGGGTGAAGGAGTGCACGTTTCTAGGAGGATAGTGGCAGTTTTCATCATGATGACCATGGCAGATTTCTGCGACCAGTTATTTGGTTTTCAAGATTTGCTATTTGATAATGCTAATGGCCGCCTTGAGTTTTCCGGGAACAATTTTGGGGCTCTTTGGCCGGGAGATGGTAAGCCGGGTCTGTGGTTGAATTCAATTTCCAGGATGGGAGCAGTGTACACTTTGATTGCGAGAGAGGAAGAGATTTTCAttcaagagagaaaaaggaaggtGGGAGTAGCAGTTGTGCCTGATCTCGAGAGAAATGAAGATATTGAGTTGGTATTGCCACCGGTGTTCGATTACTGTAGAAAGGTTTTGGAGGCGGGAGATCAAATAGTTGCGAGGGATTTGTACTGGGAAGCTGTTTGTGAGGGTGGTAGCAAGGCGGAAGAGTTGTTGCTGGAGTCTATAGAGAAAAACCCGTTTGTTGGAGAGCCATATGTGGTGCTGAGTCAGGTTTATTTGACAGAGGGGAGATTTGAGGAGGCTGAGAAGCACGCAGAGAGAGGACTGAAGCTTCTGCTGGAATGGGGATGTCCGTGGGACAAGAGGACTTCTTGGGAAGGCTGGGTGGCCTGGACTAGGGTCTTGCTCATGAGGGCAAAGGACAAATCTTGGCCTCAGACTTCATGGGGCATCCTCAATTTGGGTCTTGTAAACTAA